The Leishmania donovani BPK282A1 complete genome, chromosome 23 genome contains a region encoding:
- a CDS encoding pteridine reductase 1, whose translation MAAPTVPVALVTGAAKRLGSGIAEGLHAEGYAVCLHYHRSAAEANTLAATLNARRPNSAITVQADLSNVAKAPAGGADGAAPVTLFKRCADLVAACYTHWGRCDVLVNNASSFYPTPLLRKDEDGHVPCVGDREAMEAAAADLFGSNAMAPYFLIKAFAHRVADTPAEQRGTNYSIVNMVDAMTSQPLLGYTIYTMAKGALEGLTRSAALELAPLQIRVNGVGPGLSVLADDMPPAVREDYRSKVPLYQRDSSAAEVSDVVIFLCSSKAKYVTGTCVKVDGGYSLTRA comes from the coding sequence ATGGCTGCTCCGACCGTGCCAGTGGCGTTGGTAACAGGCGCCGCGAAGCGTCTTGGTAGCGGCATCGCTGAGGGACTCCACGCGGAGGGGTACGCTGTCTGTTTGCACTATCATCGCTCTGCTGCAGAAGCGAACACACTGGCCGCGACGCTGAACGCAAGGCGACCGAACAGCGCCATCACGGTGCAGGCGGACCTGAGCAACGTTGCCAAAGCCccggccggcggcgctgatggcgctgcaCCTGTTACCCTCTTCAAGCGCTGTGCTGACTTGGTGGCTGCGTGCTACACCCACTGGGGACGCTGCGACGTGCTCGTGAACAACGCCTCTTCCTTCTAccccacgccgctgctgaggaaAGACGAGGATGGCCACGTGCCCTGTGTCGGAGATAgggaggcgatggaggcggccgctgctgaccTCTTCGGCTCCAACGCGATGGCGCCCTACTTCTTGATTAAGGCGTTCGCACACCGCGTCGCGGACACCCcagccgagcagcgcggcaccaACTACTCCATCGTCAACATGGTGGACGCCATGACAAGCCAGCCTCTTCTCGGGTACACCATATATACCATGGCCAAAGGGGCGTTGGAGGGGCTGACACGGtctgccgcgctggagcttgcgccgctgcagattCGAGTGAACGGCGTCGGCCCGGGTTTGTCGGTGCTCGCCGATGACATGCCCCCTGCTGTGCGGGAGGACTACCGCAGCAAGGTGCCTCTGTACCAGCGTGATTCCTCCGCCGCAGAGGTGAGCGACGTTGTTATCTTTCTGTGCTCCTCCAAGGCCAAGTACGTCACCGGCACCTGTGTCAAAGTGGATGGCGGCTACAGCCTTACCCGGGCCTGA
- a CDS encoding argininosuccinate synthase, putative has protein sequence MPATATEVVCGKKPRVVLAYSGGLDTSVIIPWLKENYDYEVIACCANVGQGAGEIDGLEEKAKKSGASKLYLLDLREEYVTDYIFPTLKAGATYEGKYMLGTSHARPLIAKHLVEVAHKEGAVAICHGATGKGNDQVRFELAVMALDPSLKCVAPWREWNIKSREDAIDYAEAHGVPVPCTKSDLYSRDRNLWHISHEGMDLEDPANEPAYARLLRLCNTVEKAPDEAEYVTVQFEKGIPVAVNGRKMSSVELVEELNALGGKHAIGIEDIVEDRLVGMKSRGVYETPAGTILYKALDMLESLCLDRDTQSFKRQSAVRFSELVYDGKWFTPLRESMSAMFDQMAETVTGEATLKLYKGNLVPAGAQSPYSLYNKNIASFGDSQHLYNHHDAEGFIRLFGLPLRVRSMMKAKEMPSSL, from the coding sequence ATGCCTGCAACGGCGACGGAGGTTGTGTGCGGCAAAAAGCCGAGGGTGGTGCTTGCGTACAGCGGCGGCCTGGACACGTCTGTGATCATCCCGTGGCTGAAGGAGAACTACGACTATGAGGTGATTGCGTGCTGTGCGAACGTTGGGCAGGGTGCCGGTGAGATAGACGGGCTGGAggaaaaggcgaagaagtCCGGTGCGTCGAAGCTATACCTGCTGGACCTGCGTGAGGAGTACGTGACGGACTACATCTTCCCAACGTTGAAAGCTGGCGCGACGTACGAGGGGAAGTATATGCTGGGGACGTCGCACGCGCGACCCCTGATCGCGAAGCACCTTGTTGAAGTTGCGCACAAGGAGGGCGCTGTCGCGATCTGCCACGGCGCCACGGGGAAGGGCAACGACCAAGTGCGGTTCGAGCTGGCGGTCATGGCGCTGGACCCAAGCCTGAAGTGCGTGGCGCCGTGGCGCGAATGGAACATCAAGTCGCGCGAGGACGCGATCGACTACGCGGAGGCCCATGGCGTCCCTGTACCGTGCACGAAGTCTGACCTGTACTCGCGCGACCGCAACCTGTGGCACATCAGCCACGAGGGCATGGACCTGGAGGACCCAGCAAACGAGCCGGCGTACGCGAGGCTTCTGAGGCTGTGCAACacggtggagaaggcgccggACGAGGCGGAGTACGTGACGGTCCAGTTCGAGAAGGGCATCCCCGTCGCCGTGAACGGCAGAAAAATGTCGAGTGTGGAGCTTGTTGAGGAGCTGAACGCGCTTGGCGGCAAGCATGCGATCGGGATCGAGGACATCGTGGAGGACCGCCTGGTAGGGATGAAGTCGCGCGGCGTGTATGAGACACCCGCGGGGACGATCCTGTACAAGGCGCTGGACATGCTGGAGTCGCTGTGCCTTGACCGTGACACGCAGTCCTTCAAGCGCCAGTCGGCAGTGCGCTTCTCCGAGCTTGTGTACGACGGCAAGTGGTTtacgccgctgcgcgagtcGATGTCCGCGATGTTCGACCAGATGGCGGAGACGGTGACAGGCGAGGCGACACTGAAGCTGTACAAAGGTAACCTAGTGCCTGCTGGTGCACAGTCGCCGTACTCGCTGTACAACAAGAACATCGCGTCGTTCGGCGACAGCCAACACCTATACAATCACCACGACGCGGAGGGCTTCATCCGGCTGTTCGGGCTGCCGCTCCGTGTGCGCTCGATGatgaaggcgaaggagatgCCGAGCAGCTTGTGA